The following coding sequences lie in one Brevibacterium marinum genomic window:
- a CDS encoding ATP-dependent Clp protease proteolytic subunit, producing MTAPVGLDAGGAMGLDDHIFNRLLKERIIWLGSEVRDSNANAICAQMMLLAAEDPDADISLYINSPGGSVTAGMAIYDTMQYINPDVSTVAMGMAASMGQFLLSSGAPGKRYATPHARILMHQPLGGIGGTATDIKIQAELILHMKKQMAELTAEQTGKSLEQILKDNDRDHWFTAEEALDYGFIDKMVTRSSDVTDN from the coding sequence ATGACAGCGCCCGTCGGCCTCGACGCAGGTGGGGCAATGGGTCTCGACGACCATATCTTCAATCGTCTGCTCAAAGAGCGCATCATCTGGCTCGGTTCGGAAGTGCGTGACTCCAACGCCAATGCGATCTGTGCACAGATGATGCTGCTGGCGGCGGAGGATCCCGACGCGGACATCTCGCTGTACATCAATTCGCCGGGCGGTTCTGTCACCGCGGGAATGGCGATCTACGACACGATGCAGTACATCAATCCGGACGTATCGACGGTTGCCATGGGAATGGCCGCCTCGATGGGGCAGTTCCTGCTGTCGTCCGGTGCACCGGGGAAACGGTACGCCACCCCGCACGCCCGCATCCTCATGCACCAGCCGCTCGGCGGCATCGGCGGTACAGCCACCGACATCAAGATCCAGGCAGAGCTGATTCTGCACATGAAGAAGCAGATGGCAGAGCTCACGGCCGAACAGACGGGCAAGTCTCTGGAGCAGATCCTCAAGGACAACGACCGCGACCACTGGTTCACCGCCGAGGAAGCCCTCGATTACGGCTTCATCGACAAGATGGTGACCCGTTCGTCCGACGTCACCGACAACTGA
- a CDS encoding site-specific integrase, with protein sequence MPGTFATRQEAEAVRVRVHAEVLGNNPVIAKPSAITVGQYLADYLDHAQATLRPRTLDLYRRTADSWILCPVGTTTPVDISTVTIQALTPGFVRTWYVALLDGTRAAALDQSGTSRRGPHPARAWAMSHGFDVAPTGKLPTDVLDAWTAAGSPAPTMPTTAGEYPGRTAAAGAYRLLRTVLMQAVRDGLITANPVHVKGAGTAPHPERRPLTAPEVEALADAMPDRYRAAVLIAAWSGLRPGEAFALRRGDLDLHAATVTVARTLVEVPGQPVAYGPPKSAAGRRTVNLPRSILPVLADHLDQHTGTDPDALMFTTGHGNPVTASTRSGVMRRARLAIDRPDIAWHHLRHTGATLAAQAGATQAELQARIGHSTARAAAIYQHAGNDRDRALADRLDQLTNTTGTTPNPSPTDPTPTGPSTPAADPEPLPNDRADTDTAGAHHRRAPARLAFGTRRGHLAAIS encoded by the coding sequence GTGCCGGGTACGTTCGCCACCCGGCAAGAGGCCGAAGCCGTGCGCGTGCGGGTCCATGCCGAAGTGCTGGGCAACAATCCCGTCATCGCGAAGCCGTCGGCAATCACCGTCGGTCAGTACCTGGCCGACTACCTCGACCACGCTCAGGCGACGCTGCGCCCGCGCACCCTCGACCTGTACCGGCGTACCGCCGATTCGTGGATTCTGTGCCCGGTCGGGACGACGACCCCGGTCGATATCTCGACGGTGACCATCCAAGCCCTGACCCCGGGATTCGTCCGCACCTGGTACGTCGCGCTGCTCGACGGCACCCGCGCTGCTGCCCTCGATCAGTCGGGCACGTCCCGACGCGGCCCGCATCCGGCCCGGGCCTGGGCGATGAGCCACGGATTCGACGTGGCCCCGACCGGCAAGCTGCCGACCGATGTGCTCGACGCATGGACTGCCGCCGGTTCACCGGCCCCGACGATGCCGACCACGGCGGGGGAGTACCCGGGCCGGACCGCTGCCGCCGGTGCCTACCGACTGCTGCGGACCGTGCTCATGCAAGCCGTGCGCGATGGTCTGATCACCGCGAACCCGGTCCACGTCAAAGGGGCGGGCACAGCACCGCACCCCGAACGCCGACCCCTGACCGCGCCCGAAGTGGAGGCCCTGGCCGATGCGATGCCCGACCGCTACCGTGCCGCCGTGCTCATCGCCGCCTGGTCGGGACTACGCCCCGGCGAAGCATTCGCCCTGCGCCGGGGCGACCTCGACCTGCACGCCGCGACTGTCACCGTCGCCCGCACCCTGGTCGAAGTCCCGGGCCAACCCGTCGCCTATGGTCCGCCAAAGTCCGCCGCTGGCCGACGCACCGTGAACCTGCCGCGTTCAATCCTGCCGGTCCTGGCCGACCACCTCGACCAGCACACCGGCACCGACCCCGATGCGCTGATGTTCACCACCGGCCACGGCAACCCCGTCACCGCGTCTACCCGGTCCGGGGTGATGCGCAGGGCACGACTGGCCATTGACCGGCCCGATATCGCCTGGCATCACCTGCGCCACACCGGGGCGACGCTGGCTGCGCAAGCCGGGGCGACTCAGGCTGAACTGCAAGCCCGGATTGGTCACTCCACGGCCCGGGCGGCTGCGATCTATCAGCACGCCGGAAACGACCGCGACCGTGCATTAGCCGACCGGCTCGACCAACTCACGAACACGACCGGGACCACCCCGAATCCGAGTCCGACGGACCCGACCCCGACCGGGCCGAGCACCCCAGCGGCTGACCCCGAACCGTTGCCGAATGACCGAGCCGACACGGACACTGCTGGTGCTCATCATCGCCGGGCACCGGCCCGGCTGGCATTCGGCACCCGACGCGGCCACCTCGCCGCGATCAGCTAA
- the tig gene encoding trigger factor encodes MKSSVEQLDPTRVKISVDVPYAELKPSVDEAYKTIGAQVTVPGFRQGKVPAQIIDQRIGRPAVIQEAVNNGLDGFYRDAVEENDLKPMGQPEVEISEVPGLDGTEDGDLTFTVEVDVRPEITLPAYDSISVEVDPIEVTEEDVDAELEQLRTRFGTLSSVDRPAAKDDFVTLDLVATIDGEEIDTASDISYQVGAGTMLEGMDEALDGLSAEETTTFETTFAGGEHAGETGSVSITLSAVKVRELPEADDDFAQLASEFDTIAELREDLREQAGKQKETDQGEQARDKVLESLTETLDVPVPEKIVADEVERHLESESRVDDDEHRKEVTEETERNLRTQFILDAISEAEEVEVTQPELIEYLISASQQYGMNPNEFAQMLDNSGQVNALVGEVTRRKALAAALAGAIVKDTNGNVIDMEEFTSPPEDEAPEDAEGSESVVVTDAEVDDKN; translated from the coding sequence GTGAAGAGCTCCGTCGAGCAACTCGACCCCACGCGGGTCAAGATCAGCGTGGATGTCCCATACGCCGAACTCAAGCCGAGCGTCGACGAGGCATACAAGACCATCGGTGCCCAGGTCACCGTTCCGGGCTTCCGTCAGGGCAAGGTCCCTGCGCAGATCATCGATCAGCGCATCGGCCGGCCGGCAGTTATCCAGGAGGCCGTCAACAACGGTCTCGACGGGTTCTACCGCGATGCCGTCGAGGAGAACGACCTCAAGCCGATGGGTCAGCCCGAGGTCGAGATCTCCGAGGTCCCCGGCCTGGACGGCACTGAAGACGGCGACCTGACCTTCACGGTCGAGGTCGATGTGCGCCCCGAGATCACACTGCCCGCCTACGACTCCATCAGCGTCGAGGTCGACCCGATCGAGGTCACCGAAGAAGACGTCGATGCCGAACTCGAGCAGCTGCGCACCCGCTTCGGAACCCTGAGCTCCGTCGACCGCCCCGCAGCCAAGGACGACTTCGTGACCCTCGACCTCGTCGCCACCATCGACGGAGAGGAGATCGACACCGCGTCCGACATCTCCTACCAGGTCGGTGCCGGAACGATGCTCGAAGGCATGGACGAGGCCCTCGACGGCCTGTCCGCGGAAGAGACGACGACGTTCGAAACCACTTTCGCCGGTGGAGAGCACGCCGGTGAGACCGGCTCCGTGTCGATCACTCTCAGCGCCGTCAAGGTCCGGGAGCTTCCGGAGGCCGACGACGACTTCGCCCAGTTGGCCAGCGAGTTCGACACGATCGCCGAGCTGCGCGAGGATCTGCGCGAGCAGGCCGGGAAGCAGAAGGAGACCGATCAGGGGGAACAGGCACGCGACAAGGTCCTCGAATCCCTGACCGAGACCCTCGACGTGCCCGTTCCCGAGAAGATCGTCGCCGACGAGGTCGAGCGTCACCTCGAGTCGGAGAGCCGCGTCGACGACGATGAGCACCGCAAGGAGGTCACCGAGGAGACTGAGCGCAATCTGCGCACCCAGTTCATCCTCGATGCGATCTCCGAGGCCGAGGAGGTCGAGGTGACTCAGCCGGAACTCATCGAGTACCTCATCTCCGCCTCGCAGCAGTACGGAATGAACCCGAACGAGTTCGCGCAGATGCTGGACAACTCCGGGCAGGTCAACGCACTGGTCGGAGAGGTCACACGTCGCAAGGCGCTGGCCGCCGCCCTCGCGGGCGCCATCGTCAAGGACACCAACGGCAATGTCATCGACATGGAGGAATTCACCTCCCCGCCGGAGGACGAAGCGCCCGAGGATGCCGAGGGCTCCGAGAGCGTCGTCGTGACCGACGCCGAAGTCGACGACAAGAACTGA